A single window of Thermoanaerobaculia bacterium DNA harbors:
- a CDS encoding response regulator transcription factor: MDTRFLRKVAPAPGSGYAAIVGKASDKKPITVCLFWVHPLVRSEFERALPGPGFRLEALRLEPRLDVRQISVPLAAVYVLDGAFARVASEALVAAVLARNPAGRLIVVAESFDEASSFPLLRLGVKGLLTYGEVGERLPAALQEVAEGGFWVPRALLSRFVDTTLSNSSSRALPAAGLTPSGLTRREQEVLNDLLENFSNKEIAKRLRISERTAKFHVSNVLAKYGVRRRADLILLSFTDARRP; encoded by the coding sequence ATGGATACGCGCTTCCTGCGGAAGGTTGCCCCCGCGCCGGGAAGCGGCTACGCTGCGATCGTGGGCAAAGCTTCCGACAAGAAGCCCATCACCGTCTGTCTTTTCTGGGTTCATCCTCTCGTTCGTTCCGAGTTCGAGCGGGCGCTCCCCGGACCGGGCTTCCGTCTGGAGGCCCTGCGGCTCGAGCCGAGGCTCGACGTGCGTCAGATCTCGGTTCCCCTGGCGGCGGTCTACGTCCTCGACGGCGCGTTCGCGCGCGTCGCGTCGGAGGCGCTGGTGGCCGCGGTCCTCGCCCGGAATCCGGCGGGGCGGCTGATCGTCGTGGCCGAATCCTTCGACGAGGCATCGTCGTTCCCGCTGCTGCGGCTGGGAGTGAAGGGGCTCCTCACCTACGGGGAGGTCGGCGAACGCCTGCCGGCGGCGCTCCAGGAGGTCGCCGAGGGGGGATTCTGGGTGCCGCGGGCGCTCCTGTCCCGTTTCGTCGACACGACGCTCTCGAATTCCTCCTCCCGCGCGCTTCCCGCCGCGGGCTTGACCCCGAGCGGCCTCACCCGACGGGAGCAGGAGGTCTTGAACGACCTGCTCGAGAATTTCTCCAACAAGGAGATCGCCAAGCGGCTCCGGATCTCCGAGAGGACCGCGAAGTTCCACGTGTCGAACGTGCTCGCCAAGTACGGCGTTCGACGCCGCGCCGACCTCATCCTCCTCTCCTTCACCGACGCCCGGCGCCCGTAG